Proteins from a single region of Fusobacterium sp. IOR10:
- a CDS encoding IS3 family transposase yields the protein MDYYNNQRIKIKLKGLTPAEYRNQSLN from the coding sequence ATTGATTATTATAATAATCAGAGAATTAAAATAAAATTAAAAGGATTAACTCCTGCAGAATACAGGAATCAATCCTTAAATTAA
- a CDS encoding transporter substrate-binding domain-containing protein — protein sequence MKNKLKYLFMLMIIVVSVVGCKSKKENEKPLVVAMELAYPPFEMKDLNGDPSGISVDFAKDFGKYINRDIKIENIAWEGLIPSVQTGKADLVISSMSITNERRKVVDFSIPYANALQGILTNKKSNIKDFEDLDRKGNTIAVKTGSTGFIFAMKNVKNAKVIALADESACVTEVVQGKADGFFYDQLTIYRNWERNKDTTTPIFIPYQDVDVLGVAVKKGNTELLNKMNEFIVKYRKDGGFDKLSEKYLAKEKVDFGKLGFKWFFDLED from the coding sequence ATGAAAAATAAATTAAAATATCTTTTTATGTTAATGATAATAGTTGTTAGTGTAGTTGGATGCAAAAGTAAAAAAGAAAATGAAAAACCTTTAGTTGTTGCTATGGAATTAGCTTATCCACCTTTTGAAATGAAAGATTTAAACGGGGATCCAAGTGGTATCAGTGTTGATTTTGCTAAAGATTTTGGAAAATATATTAATAGAGATATAAAGATTGAAAATATAGCTTGGGAAGGACTTATCCCATCTGTTCAAACTGGAAAAGCTGATTTAGTTATTTCTTCAATGTCAATTACAAATGAAAGAAGAAAAGTTGTTGATTTTTCAATACCCTATGCAAATGCTCTTCAAGGAATTTTAACAAATAAAAAATCTAATATAAAAGATTTTGAAGATTTAGATAGAAAAGGAAATACTATAGCTGTTAAAACTGGATCCACTGGTTTTATATTTGCTATGAAAAATGTTAAAAATGCTAAAGTCATTGCTCTTGCTGATGAAAGTGCTTGTGTAACAGAAGTTGTACAAGGAAAAGCTGATGGTTTCTTTTATGATCAACTTACTATTTATCGTAATTGGGAAAGAAATAAAGATACTACAACACCTATTTTTATTCCTTATCAAGATGTTGATGTTCTAGGAGTTGCTGTGAAAAAAGGAAATACAGAGTTGCTTAATAAAATGAATGAATTCATTGTTAAATATAGAAAAGATGGAGGATTTGATAAATTAAGTGAGAAATATTTAGCTAAGGAAAAAGTTGATTTTGGTAAACTAGGTTTCAAATGGTTTTTTGATTTAGAAGATTAA
- a CDS encoding MBL fold metallo-hydrolase has protein sequence MKLKVLVDNNTYIDEYYYGEPGVSYYIEDDGEKLLLDVGYSDIYIKNAKKMKINLNEIQKIVLSHSHNDHTGGLEYYFKNYENKPEIIGCFGVFEERKYGTLKIGSPMSEEKILKKTKVIYSNTPKKITKNIIFLGKIPRKNKFEGQVPLGEVKKSGKYVDDYNLDDSALVYKSKNGIYIITGCSHSGICNIIDYAKIICKDNRVLGIIGGFHLFDLDVQTNETIKFLKKNGIDKNLYPCHCVSLKVKTEMSKYFNINEVGVGLELEWD, from the coding sequence ATGAAGTTAAAAGTTTTAGTTGATAACAACACATATATAGATGAATACTATTATGGAGAACCTGGAGTTTCTTATTACATTGAAGACGATGGAGAAAAATTATTGTTAGATGTAGGATACTCAGATATATACATAAAAAATGCAAAAAAAATGAAAATAAATTTAAATGAGATACAAAAAATTGTTTTGTCTCATTCTCATAATGATCATACTGGAGGTTTAGAATATTATTTTAAAAATTATGAAAATAAACCAGAAATCATAGGTTGTTTTGGAGTTTTTGAAGAAAGAAAATATGGCACATTGAAAATAGGCAGCCCTATGAGTGAAGAAAAAATATTAAAAAAAACCAAAGTTATATATAGTAATACTCCAAAAAAGATTACAAAAAATATCATTTTTTTAGGAAAAATTCCTAGAAAAAATAAATTTGAAGGACAAGTTCCCTTGGGGGAAGTAAAAAAATCTGGAAAATATGTTGATGATTATAATTTAGATGACAGTGCTTTAGTATATAAATCTAAAAATGGTATTTATATAATAACAGGATGTTCTCACAGTGGAATATGTAATATAATAGATTATGCAAAGATTATTTGTAAAGATAATAGAGTACTTGGGATTATAGGTGGTTTTCATTTGTTTGATTTGGATGTTCAAACAAATGAAACTATAAAATTTTTAAAAAAAAATGGAATAGATAAAAATTTATATCCATGTCACTGTGTTTCTCTCAAAGTAAAAACAGAAATGAGTAAATATTTCAACATAAATGAAGTTGGAGTAGGGCTAGAATTAGAGTGGGATTAA
- a CDS encoding serine dehydratase subunit alpha family protein — protein sequence MDSLIQMIQKDMKPAFGVTEPGAIALAVSTARKYSKEEIQKIKVVLNSGIYKNGFTCGIPNSNQVGNAFAAALGAVAGNPEKGLESLIDVTESDNILAQKLIDEHKIKIVLGEITSDIYIETTLITENDIITVLIEHSHENIVKITKNNNVIFEKDNILSKEAENSAPLNIHDYTLKDIIKYVENININELNFIKKAYEVNLELFNEGMENKRTTFCRNLFKLNDGKIISQDVNKTANLLCGGAIEARVIGLNKAAMSITGSGAHGIIATMPLYAEYKVNKISEEKLLRGTALSYLICTYIKEYSGKLSAFCGCAIAAGTGMACAITFMRNGSYKEIVGTLNNMASSITGMICDGGNQGCTMKGIVATDAAFRSVELAMDNSFIFNIHGICDEKPENTMKNMGLIASPGMVGTEKTIVEIFNKK from the coding sequence ATGGATAGTTTAATACAAATGATACAAAAAGATATGAAACCTGCTTTTGGAGTTACAGAACCAGGAGCTATAGCTTTAGCTGTTTCAACTGCTAGAAAATATTCAAAGGAAGAAATTCAAAAAATAAAAGTTGTTCTAAATTCTGGAATATATAAAAATGGTTTTACTTGTGGTATTCCAAATTCAAACCAAGTTGGTAATGCTTTTGCAGCAGCACTTGGAGCAGTTGCTGGAAATCCTGAAAAAGGATTAGAATCCTTAATTGATGTAACAGAAAGTGATAACATTCTTGCTCAAAAATTAATTGATGAACATAAAATTAAAATTGTCTTAGGAGAAATTACTTCTGATATTTATATAGAGACAACATTAATCACAGAAAATGATATTATCACAGTCCTAATAGAACATTCCCATGAAAATATAGTCAAAATAACTAAAAATAATAATGTGATTTTTGAAAAAGATAATATTTTATCTAAAGAAGCTGAAAATTCTGCACCTTTAAACATCCATGACTATACATTAAAGGATATAATTAAATATGTGGAAAATATAAATATAAATGAACTTAATTTTATAAAAAAAGCCTATGAGGTTAATTTAGAGTTGTTTAACGAGGGAATGGAAAACAAACGTACAACTTTTTGTAGAAATTTATTTAAACTTAATGATGGAAAAATAATTTCACAGGATGTTAATAAAACTGCTAATTTATTATGTGGAGGAGCTATTGAAGCTAGAGTTATAGGGCTTAATAAAGCTGCTATGAGTATCACTGGATCTGGTGCTCATGGAATAATTGCCACAATGCCTTTATATGCAGAGTATAAAGTAAATAAAATTTCTGAGGAAAAATTATTGAGAGGAACAGCTCTAAGTTATTTAATTTGTACATATATAAAAGAATATTCAGGAAAACTTTCTGCTTTTTGTGGATGTGCTATTGCTGCTGGTACTGGAATGGCTTGTGCTATAACATTTATGAGAAATGGAAGTTACAAAGAAATTGTTGGAACTTTAAATAATATGGCATCTAGTATCACAGGTATGATTTGTGACGGTGGAAATCAAGGATGTACAATGAAAGGAATTGTAGCAACAGATGCTGCCTTTAGATCAGTTGAACTTGCTATGGATAATTCTTTTATTTTTAATATCCACGGAATTTGTGATGAAAAGCCTGAAAATACAATGAAAAATATGGGTCTTATTGCTTCCCCTGGAATGGTTGGAACAGAAAAAACAATAGTTGAAATTTTCAATAAAAAATAA
- a CDS encoding amino acid ABC transporter permease has protein sequence MSIKNLFITKNKNNLSYGKSLFNVVLLAIFLILIFWMSLVKINVSFDFLFIKEFKVRIFKGFLMTFYISIGSLIISLIIGIVTAICNTSKILFIRYLAVAYVKFIRGTPLIMQIYLFFYIVGTAWGINNRFFAGILILSIFEGAYIGEIIRGSFISIDNSQLEIAKAVGFTKQQTLKFVILPQLIARTLPALAGQFSSIIKDSSLLSMIAVIELTQTMREISSINFKLFECYLFLGLLYLILTLPITYISEMLERKFNYES, from the coding sequence ATGAGCATAAAAAATTTATTCATTACTAAAAATAAAAATAATTTATCCTACGGTAAATCTTTATTTAATGTTGTTTTATTAGCTATTTTTCTCATACTAATTTTTTGGATGTCATTGGTTAAAATAAATGTTTCTTTTGATTTTTTATTTATTAAAGAATTTAAAGTCAGAATTTTCAAAGGATTTTTAATGACTTTCTACATAAGTATTGGTAGTCTAATTATTAGTTTAATTATTGGAATTGTTACAGCTATTTGTAATACTTCTAAAATATTATTTATCAGATATTTAGCTGTGGCATATGTTAAATTTATAAGAGGAACCCCTCTTATAATGCAAATTTATTTATTCTTTTATATTGTTGGAACAGCTTGGGGAATTAATAATAGATTCTTTGCAGGAATTCTAATTCTTTCTATATTTGAAGGAGCCTATATAGGAGAAATAATTAGGGGAAGTTTTATTTCCATTGACAATTCTCAATTGGAAATTGCAAAGGCTGTTGGTTTTACTAAACAACAGACCTTAAAATTTGTTATTCTTCCTCAATTAATAGCTAGGACCCTACCTGCATTAGCTGGACAATTTTCTTCTATAATAAAGGATTCCTCTTTACTTTCTATGATTGCTGTTATTGAACTTACTCAAACAATGAGGGAAATTAGTTCTATTAATTTTAAATTATTTGAATGCTACCTTTTTCTAGGACTTCTTTATTTAATTTTAACACTCCCTATTACCTATATAAGTGAAATGCTTGAAAGGAAATTTAATTATGAAAGTTAA